The Akkermansia sp. N21116 genome includes a region encoding these proteins:
- a CDS encoding thioredoxin family protein → MKKIFISALACLFAFHVSAEDQGKDQTPGFNPVRNWTSSEDPSKSFSGKVSRYDGKTATITPKGKTAIVLPVDKLSEEDRTWLEENADFIGKFPSEIAKLQATNTTPLGKELTASTLLQGKIKPTAQSFIILFSASWCPPCRAEAPKVVQLYNEKIAKDPKVELILASCDNDEEAAKKWSGQENMPFPIIAKKDWNKIPALQKISPPAIPTGFLLDQNGEVVEKGLPMKVYGKTGKK, encoded by the coding sequence ATGAAAAAGATCTTTATCTCCGCCCTCGCCTGCCTCTTTGCCTTCCATGTCTCAGCCGAAGACCAAGGAAAAGACCAGACACCCGGTTTCAATCCCGTTCGCAACTGGACCAGCTCGGAAGATCCTTCCAAATCCTTCTCCGGAAAAGTCTCCCGCTATGACGGCAAAACAGCCACCATTACACCCAAAGGCAAAACCGCCATCGTCCTCCCCGTCGACAAATTGAGTGAAGAAGACCGTACATGGCTGGAAGAAAATGCCGACTTCATCGGCAAATTCCCCTCGGAAATCGCCAAACTTCAGGCGACCAACACAACACCTCTCGGCAAGGAACTCACTGCATCCACCCTCCTTCAGGGCAAAATCAAGCCAACCGCTCAATCCTTCATCATCCTCTTTTCTGCCAGCTGGTGTCCTCCCTGCCGGGCCGAAGCTCCTAAAGTCGTCCAGCTCTATAACGAAAAAATCGCCAAGGATCCCAAGGTGGAACTCATCCTGGCCAGTTGCGACAATGATGAAGAAGCCGCCAAGAAATGGAGCGGACAAGAAAACATGCCCTTCCCCATTATCGCGAAAAAAGACTGGAATAAAATCCCGGCTCTGCAGAAAATCTCTCCGCCTGCCATCCCCACCGGATTCCTTCTCGACCAGAATGGAGAAGTCGTCGAAAAAGGCCTTCCCATGAAAGTCTATGGGAAAACCGGGAAAAAATGA
- a CDS encoding DEAD/DEAH box helicase: protein MMEHTDDFTITPTGNIVYRTQPFAGAFAHGTGSGLLAVGTSAWPPEAGKAAFFLRTMVRDALTRLAHALAENPDDDPAALQALVPPSPQAVRILDSFPAVPGSEYLTVAILQSWHRELAAHISSATGMRHSGLGDWLQGLGEPWNRIGKVFFHLAENRDDAEHPFAFMATFAHKASSGGAISHLPLASALTLYAEDHRAMLALLQPLRKAAETSPLIRQLLESREIYSPMAWTPARTYAFLQDTASMENAGIIVRIVNLWKKAPPRLQIAVTADTAGSEEESPVRTFSVHSLLRFSVAATLGGRAISKEELEELLAQGEGLVRFHGEWVAADPEKIRLLLDRWSQATRLMNNLGIPLIRGLRLLINGPNDTLPPLPPPDDDCALQPGHGLREALRALTSPVSGQNDDCDDIPGYLEAILRPYQREGVRFLRQTTSRGFGACLADDMGLGKTLQAIAWLLHIVHENTSGIPPLIIAPASLLGNWQDEISRFAPGIRATLLHPSSTSLPEQAPANPARFFSGTDLAITSYGMATRTGWLRDLDFPAIVLDEAQAIKNGDSQRTRAIRELHSPMRVALSGTPVENNLAELHSLMEFLNPGLLGGRKHFDTFTQRLNGDYTPLKKLVRPFILRRMKTDKNLVPDLPDKTELNAYCTLTPRQAALYHAEVQALHAVLEEPDPAQRLALILPFLSRFKQICNHPDQYLGTGTFSEEESGKFTRLRQLAEQIATRQEKLILFTQFRSMIDPLHDFLSGIFHRDGLLLHGGTPIPARQGIVRQFQQDAGPPFLVLSLKAAGTGLTLTQASHVIHFDRWWNPAVENQATDRAYRIGQHRNVLVHKLICRGTIEERIDDLLRAKQGMADSLFGEGLEKLLIHMNASEIEKLVTGH, encoded by the coding sequence ATGATGGAGCATACGGACGACTTCACCATCACGCCCACCGGGAACATCGTCTACAGGACCCAACCTTTTGCCGGAGCATTCGCCCACGGCACAGGTTCCGGTCTGCTCGCCGTCGGCACCAGCGCCTGGCCTCCGGAGGCCGGAAAGGCCGCCTTCTTCCTGCGCACCATGGTACGGGATGCCCTGACGCGCCTGGCTCACGCCCTGGCGGAGAACCCCGACGATGATCCCGCCGCCCTGCAAGCCCTCGTTCCTCCATCCCCGCAAGCCGTCCGCATTCTGGACTCCTTCCCCGCCGTACCCGGCAGCGAATACCTCACCGTAGCCATCCTCCAAAGCTGGCACCGGGAACTGGCCGCCCACATCTCCTCCGCCACCGGCATGCGCCATTCCGGCCTCGGAGACTGGCTGCAAGGGTTGGGAGAGCCCTGGAACCGCATTGGCAAAGTATTCTTCCATCTGGCGGAAAACCGGGACGATGCCGAACATCCCTTCGCCTTCATGGCCACCTTCGCCCACAAGGCTTCCTCCGGAGGAGCCATCAGCCACCTCCCGCTGGCCTCAGCCCTCACCTTGTATGCCGAAGACCACCGCGCCATGCTGGCCCTGCTCCAGCCCCTCCGCAAAGCGGCAGAGACCAGTCCTCTCATCCGGCAGCTCCTCGAATCCCGGGAAATCTACTCCCCCATGGCCTGGACGCCTGCCCGCACCTATGCCTTTCTCCAGGACACCGCTTCCATGGAGAATGCCGGCATCATCGTCCGCATCGTCAACCTATGGAAAAAAGCCCCTCCTCGCCTGCAAATCGCCGTTACGGCCGACACCGCCGGCAGTGAAGAAGAATCCCCCGTCCGCACCTTCTCCGTCCATTCCCTTCTCCGTTTCTCCGTAGCCGCCACGCTGGGTGGCCGCGCCATCTCCAAGGAAGAACTTGAAGAACTCCTCGCTCAGGGCGAAGGCCTCGTCCGTTTCCATGGAGAATGGGTTGCCGCCGACCCCGAAAAAATCCGTCTCCTGCTCGACCGATGGAGCCAGGCCACCCGTCTCATGAACAACCTCGGCATCCCCCTCATCCGGGGACTCCGCCTGCTCATCAACGGCCCCAACGACACCCTCCCCCCTCTTCCCCCACCCGACGACGACTGTGCCTTGCAACCCGGCCACGGGCTCCGGGAGGCCCTTCGCGCCCTCACGTCCCCGGTCTCCGGCCAGAATGACGACTGCGACGATATTCCCGGCTATCTGGAAGCTATCCTGCGCCCCTACCAGCGAGAAGGAGTCCGCTTCCTGCGCCAAACCACCTCACGAGGGTTCGGCGCCTGTCTTGCCGACGACATGGGCCTCGGAAAAACCCTCCAAGCCATCGCATGGCTTCTTCACATCGTCCATGAGAACACATCCGGCATCCCGCCACTGATCATCGCTCCGGCATCCCTCCTCGGAAACTGGCAGGACGAAATCTCCCGTTTTGCGCCCGGTATCCGTGCGACCCTCCTCCACCCCTCCTCCACATCCCTCCCGGAGCAAGCCCCGGCCAACCCTGCCCGTTTCTTCTCCGGTACCGATCTTGCCATTACCAGCTACGGCATGGCCACACGCACAGGATGGCTCCGCGATCTGGACTTCCCCGCCATCGTCCTTGATGAAGCCCAAGCCATCAAAAACGGCGACTCGCAACGTACCCGCGCCATCCGCGAACTCCACAGTCCCATGCGGGTCGCCCTCTCCGGCACACCCGTCGAAAACAACCTGGCGGAGCTCCACAGCCTCATGGAATTCCTCAACCCCGGCCTCCTCGGCGGCAGGAAACACTTCGACACCTTTACGCAACGCCTCAACGGCGATTATACTCCGCTCAAAAAGCTCGTCCGCCCTTTCATCCTCCGCCGCATGAAAACGGACAAAAACCTCGTTCCCGACCTCCCGGACAAAACAGAACTCAACGCCTACTGCACCCTCACCCCCCGCCAGGCCGCCCTCTACCATGCGGAAGTCCAGGCCCTCCATGCCGTCCTTGAGGAACCCGATCCCGCCCAGCGCCTTGCACTCATCCTTCCCTTCCTCTCCCGGTTCAAACAAATCTGCAACCATCCCGACCAATACCTCGGCACAGGAACATTCTCCGAAGAGGAATCCGGCAAATTCACACGCCTGCGCCAGCTAGCCGAACAAATTGCCACCCGGCAGGAAAAACTCATCCTCTTTACCCAGTTCCGCAGCATGATCGACCCGCTGCACGATTTTCTGTCCGGCATTTTCCATCGCGACGGTCTCCTGCTCCACGGCGGCACTCCCATCCCCGCCCGGCAGGGAATCGTCCGGCAATTCCAGCAAGACGCAGGCCCGCCCTTCCTCGTCCTCTCTCTTAAAGCCGCGGGCACCGGCCTCACCCTCACCCAGGCTTCCCACGTCATCCACTTTGACCGCTGGTGGAACCCCGCCGTCGAAAACCAGGCCACCGACCGAGCCTACCGCATCGGCCAGCATCGCAATGTCCTTGTCCACAAACTGATTTGCCGGGGTACCATCGAAGAACGCATCGACGACCTCCTGCGTGCCAAGCAAGGCATGGCAGACTCCCTCTTCGGCGAAGGACTTGAGAAACTCTTGATCCACATGAACGCCTCCGAAATAGAAAAACTCGTCACCGGACATTGA
- a CDS encoding YdcF family protein codes for MFFELSKLLNFFLAPTTWMFLLLAAFAVLRNRKESKVRRRWSRVCLYGSLFVFLVFTDRPLFDYVKARETAVWAHPREMEGKHYKAALVMGGFSMVNPDTGAVLYPNSCADRLWGAVRLYHMGKVEKILISGDSITSEDEGHIKEELFLKYMEEAGVPRDVFLLEPQALNTRENAVYSIAMLKPLGIGDRDCLLITSASHMKRSLGCFAAEGWHPDWYTVGITPFPNQLNHRSFYPSWEIAFKWQELLNEWIGNAVYSLLGYRARGTSPQNEGLRQLPPVQEKPPSIQENVSPMLPERTVSKEKCGGCTRFFCIS; via the coding sequence ATGTTTTTCGAGCTTTCCAAACTCCTGAATTTCTTTCTGGCCCCCACGACGTGGATGTTCCTCCTGCTGGCAGCTTTCGCGGTACTCAGGAACCGGAAGGAAAGCAAGGTGCGGAGGCGATGGAGCCGGGTTTGCCTGTATGGCAGCCTGTTCGTGTTTCTCGTGTTCACGGACCGTCCTTTGTTCGATTACGTCAAGGCGCGCGAGACGGCAGTCTGGGCCCACCCGCGCGAGATGGAGGGAAAACACTACAAGGCTGCCCTCGTCATGGGCGGCTTCAGCATGGTGAACCCGGATACCGGGGCAGTCCTCTACCCGAATTCATGTGCGGACCGACTTTGGGGAGCCGTCCGGCTGTATCACATGGGCAAGGTGGAAAAAATCCTGATTTCCGGCGACAGCATCACGTCCGAGGACGAAGGGCACATCAAGGAGGAGTTGTTCCTGAAGTACATGGAAGAAGCAGGAGTTCCCCGCGATGTCTTTTTGCTGGAACCGCAAGCGCTCAATACACGCGAAAATGCCGTTTATTCCATCGCGATGCTGAAGCCCCTGGGCATCGGCGACCGCGATTGTCTGCTCATCACATCCGCCTCGCACATGAAACGGAGCCTGGGATGCTTTGCCGCCGAAGGATGGCATCCCGACTGGTATACCGTCGGTATTACACCCTTCCCGAATCAGCTCAACCACCGCTCGTTCTATCCCTCCTGGGAAATCGCTTTCAAGTGGCAGGAGCTTCTGAATGAATGGATAGGCAATGCCGTATACAGCCTGCTCGGATACCGGGCCCGGGGAACATCCCCACAAAACGAAGGGCTCCGGCAACTTCCTCCTGTCCAAGAGAAACCTCCCTCGATTCAGGAAAATGTTTCTCCCATGCTTCCGGAGCGTACGGTTTCCAAGGAAAAATGCGGCGGATGCACTAGATTTTTCTGTATTTCCTAA
- a CDS encoding aminoglycoside phosphotransferase family protein, with amino-acid sequence MPLSSVFHTASLRDQIAALGDEFAIEGNFLRHDVINSGHINMTFRAEYASHNGKVSRYIFQRINDAVFTRPRDVMHNVEKVTRHILWKMRRVIRPHEFQTLNLYAARGGRNYLELPGAGYWRCYNCIEHTHTYDVAETPQQAYEAAQAFGAFQELLCDMNPADIHETIPYFHHTRRRFDRLMEVARQNPKGRLESCTRELEFVRAHESCVDVILDLLAQGEIPTRIVHNDTKINNVMLDEDTDLAVCVIDLDTVMPGSALYDFGDMVRTMTSPAAEDEEDLSKTFLRMPMFEAVTRGYLRSARGFITPKEADLLAFSGLLITLETGIRFLTDYLEGDVYFKTEREGHNLARARTQLKLVANMDARMEEMQACVRQIMHEHEQECPEGYEA; translated from the coding sequence ATGCCCCTTTCTTCCGTTTTCCATACCGCGTCTTTGCGAGACCAGATTGCAGCCCTGGGCGATGAATTCGCCATCGAGGGGAATTTCCTGCGCCACGATGTAATCAACAGTGGACACATCAATATGACCTTCAGGGCGGAATACGCCTCCCACAACGGCAAGGTGAGCCGGTATATTTTCCAGAGGATCAATGATGCGGTGTTTACGCGGCCGCGCGATGTGATGCACAATGTGGAGAAGGTGACGCGGCATATCCTCTGGAAGATGAGGAGGGTGATCCGCCCCCATGAATTCCAGACGCTGAATCTGTATGCGGCCCGCGGCGGAAGAAATTACCTGGAGCTTCCCGGCGCCGGATACTGGCGGTGTTACAATTGCATTGAGCATACGCACACGTATGATGTCGCGGAAACACCGCAGCAAGCTTATGAAGCGGCCCAGGCTTTCGGAGCCTTCCAGGAACTGCTCTGCGACATGAATCCGGCGGACATCCACGAGACGATTCCGTACTTCCACCACACACGACGGCGTTTCGACCGGCTGATGGAGGTGGCGCGCCAAAATCCCAAAGGCCGTCTGGAATCCTGCACCCGCGAATTGGAATTTGTCCGGGCTCACGAATCCTGCGTGGACGTCATCCTCGATCTCCTCGCCCAGGGTGAAATTCCGACGCGAATCGTCCATAACGATACGAAGATCAATAATGTGATGCTGGACGAGGATACGGATCTGGCCGTCTGCGTGATCGACCTCGACACGGTGATGCCGGGAAGCGCGCTTTACGACTTCGGCGACATGGTGCGCACGATGACCTCCCCGGCTGCCGAAGATGAAGAAGATTTGTCGAAAACCTTCCTGCGCATGCCGATGTTTGAAGCGGTGACCCGCGGCTACCTCCGCTCCGCCCGCGGATTCATCACGCCGAAGGAGGCGGATCTGCTGGCGTTTTCCGGTCTGTTGATCACGCTGGAAACGGGCATCCGCTTCCTGACGGATTACCTCGAAGGGGACGTTTATTTCAAGACGGAACGCGAAGGGCACAATCTCGCCCGCGCCAGGACCCAGCTGAAGCTGGTGGCCAACATGGATGCCCGCATGGAGGAAATGCAGGCCTGCGTCCGCCAAATCATGCACGAACACGAACAGGAATGCCCCGAGGGCTACGAAGCTTAG
- a CDS encoding adenylyltransferase/cytidyltransferase family protein: MKKIFVSGCYDILHAGHIQFFEEVRALGDYLIVSFASEKVLWHHKRRKPSIPDEHKKVLLESLRMVDQVLIGTGLKKGLDFEEEFLREKPDLLVVTEDDLYGDIKRELCARVGAQYMVLPKTPPKFEPVSTTMLVNRIKAPNVVPLRVDFAGGWLDVPRHAREGAYIVNCAITPFVSLADWPYELRSGLGGSGAWAMLQGRDSVQSELDLGVGWQDPAVISETGLCVWRSGPAPVLDLKSTGDFLQGKLAIYYTGSSHDTPSMADSQRDYNRIAQSSFIARAGVMERSIDELAAGVALYHSVQLSEGMKELPGISGSIAQKYLGGGFGGYALYIFKTNEERDAAVRLCSSRMKAVEPYCRKLF; this comes from the coding sequence ATGAAAAAAATCTTTGTCTCAGGATGTTACGATATTCTCCACGCAGGGCATATTCAATTTTTTGAAGAGGTCAGGGCATTGGGGGACTATCTGATTGTGTCGTTTGCCTCGGAGAAAGTGCTTTGGCACCATAAGCGTCGCAAACCTTCGATTCCTGATGAGCATAAGAAAGTTCTTTTGGAGAGTCTGCGCATGGTCGACCAAGTGCTCATTGGAACAGGATTGAAGAAAGGGCTTGATTTCGAAGAGGAATTTCTGCGTGAAAAGCCGGATCTTCTGGTTGTGACGGAGGATGATTTGTACGGTGATATCAAGCGAGAATTGTGCGCCCGTGTTGGAGCACAGTACATGGTGTTGCCGAAGACTCCGCCAAAGTTTGAGCCGGTTTCGACAACGATGCTGGTCAATCGCATCAAGGCACCGAACGTCGTGCCGCTACGCGTCGATTTCGCGGGAGGCTGGCTGGATGTGCCCCGACACGCTCGCGAGGGTGCCTATATCGTGAATTGCGCAATTACTCCTTTTGTATCGTTAGCGGATTGGCCGTATGAGCTGCGTTCCGGTCTGGGAGGAAGCGGTGCCTGGGCGATGCTGCAGGGAAGAGATTCCGTGCAATCGGAACTGGACCTAGGCGTAGGCTGGCAGGATCCGGCTGTCATTTCCGAAACCGGGCTTTGCGTTTGGCGTTCCGGGCCTGCTCCTGTCCTGGATCTGAAGAGTACGGGAGATTTCCTTCAAGGAAAATTAGCCATTTATTATACGGGTTCCAGCCACGATACTCCCTCCATGGCCGATTCACAGCGCGATTATAACCGAATCGCCCAATCGTCTTTCATCGCACGAGCCGGAGTCATGGAACGCAGCATTGACGAACTGGCTGCCGGAGTCGCTCTTTATCATAGCGTCCAATTATCGGAGGGAATGAAGGAACTCCCGGGAATTTCCGGATCCATTGCACAAAAATATCTTGGCGGAGGTTTCGGAGGATATGCGCTTTATATCTTCAAAACAAATGAAGAGCGCGACGCAGCCGTCCGGCTTTGTTCTTCGCGCATGAAGGCGGTGGAACCTTATTGCCGCAAATTGTTTTGA
- a CDS encoding glycosyltransferase family 2 protein, whose translation MLDLSIIILTYNEEIHIRRCLENILPLATDIFIIDSFSTDKTINIASEYRNVHILQNKWENNHAKQFNWGLQNAPIRTKWVLRLDADEYLMPELIEELQSKLPELPEEVTGVIFNRRHIFMDKWMRRGIYPVKLLRLFRNGKGMCEQRLMDEHIQLQEGHAIEFHHDFCDHNLNDLTWFCHKHVNYAIREAVDLLDIELDLTGAAETDGNKNISRQAQVKRMKKHKYARQPLFWRSFAYFCYRYFLRFGFTEGKEGFLWHFLQGWWYRTLVDAKVYEIKKACGNDKQKIIHHLHEKYNIII comes from the coding sequence ATGTTAGATTTATCAATCATCATCCTCACATACAACGAAGAAATACACATCCGCCGTTGTTTGGAAAATATTCTTCCTCTTGCCACAGATATTTTTATTATCGATAGCTTTTCAACAGATAAGACGATTAATATAGCATCGGAATACAGAAACGTACACATCCTGCAAAACAAGTGGGAAAACAATCATGCCAAACAATTCAACTGGGGGTTACAGAATGCACCCATTCGTACCAAATGGGTACTCCGCCTGGATGCGGACGAATACTTGATGCCTGAATTGATAGAAGAACTGCAAAGCAAACTTCCCGAATTGCCGGAAGAGGTAACAGGCGTCATTTTCAACCGTCGTCACATCTTTATGGACAAATGGATGAGACGTGGCATCTATCCAGTGAAACTGTTGCGCCTATTCCGCAACGGCAAGGGGATGTGCGAACAACGTCTGATGGATGAACACATACAGCTCCAGGAAGGACACGCGATAGAATTTCATCACGATTTCTGCGACCATAACCTGAATGATCTTACATGGTTCTGCCACAAGCATGTGAACTATGCCATACGAGAGGCAGTGGATTTATTGGATATCGAATTGGACTTGACCGGAGCAGCTGAAACGGATGGGAACAAGAACATAAGCCGACAGGCTCAGGTCAAGCGGATGAAAAAACATAAATATGCCAGACAGCCGCTATTCTGGCGATCATTTGCATATTTCTGCTACCGTTACTTCTTGCGGTTCGGTTTTACCGAAGGAAAAGAAGGTTTCCTATGGCATTTCCTTCAAGGCTGGTGGTACCGTACGCTTGTGGATGCAAAAGTGTATGAAATCAAGAAAGCCTGCGGGAATGACAAACAAAAAATAATCCATCATCTTCATGAAAAATATAACATAATAATATAG
- a CDS encoding DapH/DapD/GlmU-related protein — protein sequence MNKVDLSKYHNNLSRKHQIIRMLWGIVWTLCARWLPRSVGSGWKRFLLRLFGAKIHSTAVVYSSAKIYYPANLEMEEYSCLASDVDCYNVAPIRIEANTTVSQGAYLCTASHDITDPLNPLITAPIVIEDQAWIGARAFVGMGVTIGQGAVVGATASVYKDVDPWSVVGGNPAWLIKKRIIKA from the coding sequence ATGAATAAAGTCGATTTGTCGAAATACCACAATAATCTGAGTCGTAAGCACCAGATAATTAGAATGCTTTGGGGCATAGTGTGGACATTGTGCGCACGGTGGTTGCCTCGCTCGGTTGGAAGTGGGTGGAAACGTTTTCTACTCCGCTTGTTTGGCGCTAAGATTCATTCTACTGCCGTGGTTTATTCCTCGGCAAAGATATATTATCCCGCCAATTTGGAGATGGAGGAGTATAGCTGTCTGGCTTCGGATGTGGACTGTTACAATGTGGCTCCGATACGAATCGAAGCGAACACGACTGTATCGCAAGGAGCTTACCTGTGTACGGCGAGCCACGACATTACCGACCCACTGAATCCGCTGATTACCGCTCCTATCGTGATAGAAGACCAGGCGTGGATCGGTGCAAGAGCCTTTGTCGGCATGGGCGTGACCATAGGGCAAGGGGCAGTTGTAGGCGCTACGGCTTCGGTATACAAGGATGTAGACCCTTGGTCTGTCGTAGGCGGCAATCCGGCCTGGTTGATCAAGAAACGAATTATTAAGGCATAA
- a CDS encoding glycosyltransferase — MKILQTIAGFDSYSGGTSTCTYDLLSAMHQIGCNVDLMSVQSDNLMGHGEDWIKVLPNDAITPYGYSKGIAQYLQNHEYDLYHTNGLWMYCNHMTCSVARRKHKPYIITPHGMLYPAALKRSYWKKWPLIQLCFRKDINRADCLHVTCKAEMEHVRQFGYRGAIAVIPNPASRPGYLKEIAVAKSSFMGCSRLRKFGFLGRLHPIKKIENLLYGLVELPHPQECELVIMGKGDDEYEQFLRSETKRLGLENRVQFCGFVNGRDKYEQLAQLSCLFVPSDFENFGMIVTEALSVGTPVMASLGTPWEELNTEKCGWWLDRTPENISQVMQQVLKMPVPELLSMGERGQQLVQEKYTAPVVARQMSKLYGWLSGGSSKPDFVYE; from the coding sequence ATGAAGATCCTTCAAACAATCGCCGGTTTCGATTCATATAGCGGTGGTACCTCGACCTGTACTTACGATTTGCTTTCGGCAATGCACCAGATAGGATGCAATGTGGACTTGATGTCTGTTCAGTCCGATAACTTGATGGGGCATGGTGAGGATTGGATTAAAGTATTGCCCAATGATGCGATAACTCCATACGGATATTCAAAGGGTATTGCCCAGTACCTCCAGAACCATGAGTATGACCTTTACCACACCAACGGGCTGTGGATGTATTGCAACCATATGACCTGCTCGGTGGCAAGACGTAAGCATAAGCCTTACATCATCACGCCGCATGGAATGCTTTATCCTGCCGCACTGAAACGCTCCTACTGGAAGAAGTGGCCTCTGATTCAGCTTTGTTTTCGCAAAGACATCAATCGTGCCGATTGCCTTCATGTGACTTGCAAGGCTGAAATGGAGCATGTGCGCCAATTTGGATACCGTGGCGCTATAGCAGTTATCCCCAACCCGGCCAGCCGGCCTGGTTATTTAAAAGAAATTGCAGTTGCAAAATCGTCCTTTATGGGATGTAGTCGTTTGAGGAAGTTCGGCTTCCTCGGGCGACTACATCCCATAAAGAAGATTGAAAATCTTCTTTATGGGCTAGTGGAGCTTCCTCATCCGCAGGAGTGCGAATTGGTGATCATGGGCAAGGGGGATGATGAGTACGAACAGTTTCTGCGTAGCGAAACAAAACGACTTGGATTGGAAAATCGTGTTCAATTTTGCGGTTTTGTCAACGGCAGGGACAAGTATGAGCAATTGGCGCAGTTGTCCTGCCTTTTCGTACCGAGCGACTTCGAGAACTTCGGCATGATTGTGACCGAGGCACTGTCGGTGGGAACTCCTGTGATGGCGAGTCTCGGTACTCCATGGGAAGAACTCAACACGGAGAAATGCGGCTGGTGGCTCGACCGCACTCCGGAAAACATCTCCCAGGTCATGCAACAGGTGCTCAAGATGCCTGTCCCGGAACTGCTTTCCATGGGTGAAAGGGGACAGCAGCTTGTACAGGAAAAATACACGGCTCCTGTAGTGGCGCGGCAGATGAGTAAACTGTATGGCTGGCTGTCAGGTGGATCTTCTAAACCCGATTTCGTTTATGAATAA
- a CDS encoding beta-1,6-N-acetylglucosaminyltransferase, with protein sequence MKFAYLILAHHNFLQLQLLLDLLDDERNDIYAHLDKKIRDIVILGLVKSKLYYIEKRASVTWENVSQIRAEYNLFRADFNNKPYDYYHLISKDTMPIKINDYIQDFFEKNRGNKFVGYGRAAPERCTKYHLFTQYFRHKIWIIREFFHLMRNAFEPIINLFPKKIPIGIEFKKGAQWINITNECLRLILDKEDCGLSFFKRTYCCDNVFVQTII encoded by the coding sequence ATGAAATTTGCCTATCTGATTCTAGCTCATCATAATTTCTTACAGCTCCAGTTGCTGCTTGATTTATTGGACGATGAAAGGAACGACATTTATGCCCATCTTGACAAGAAGATAAGGGATATAGTTATTCTTGGCTTAGTCAAGTCAAAACTTTACTATATCGAAAAACGAGCGAGCGTAACATGGGAAAATGTTTCTCAAATAAGAGCAGAGTATAACCTTTTCAGGGCTGATTTTAATAATAAACCATATGATTATTATCACCTTATATCGAAAGATACTATGCCCATAAAAATCAATGACTACATTCAAGATTTCTTTGAGAAGAATAGAGGAAACAAGTTTGTAGGATACGGCAGGGCTGCACCTGAAAGATGCACAAAATACCATCTGTTCACACAATATTTCAGGCACAAAATCTGGATTATTAGAGAATTCTTTCATCTGATGAGAAATGCTTTTGAGCCGATTATCAATCTGTTCCCCAAGAAGATTCCTATAGGAATTGAGTTTAAAAAAGGTGCACAATGGATCAACATCACCAACGAGTGCCTTCGTCTGATTTTAGACAAAGAAGATTGTGGCTTATCGTTCTTCAAAAGAACATATTGTTGTGATAATGTGTTTGTCCAGACTATTATTTGA